A region of the candidate division KSB1 bacterium genome:
TTAGTTATTACCTATTATTTCCCGCCGGCGGGTGGAGTGGCGGTCCAACGCACACTGAAATATGTGAAATATTTGCGTGAGTTCGGGTGGGAACCTGTGGTATTGACGGCTCGCTGTGCGGATTATCCTGTTTACGATGAAAGCCTTTTCTCTGAAATCCCCGAAGGGGTGAAAGTTTATCGTTCTCTTATTTTTGAACCATATAAAATCTACCGTAGATTTACTGGCCGTAAGGCTGATGAGTCCACAGATATTGCGACGCTTACTTTAGATGAGCCCACTAAAAATAAGTTCAGTGAAAGAATTTCCGAGTGGATTCGTTCCTCTTTTTTTGTTCCGGACGCTAGAATCGGGTGGTTGTTTTTTGCCACTTTTCTAGGAAAAAAAATTCTAAAGGATGAAAAAATTGACCTCATTTACTCTTCTGCAACTCCTTACACGACCCACTTGATTGGATTAAAATTACGTCGATTTTCTAAATTGAAATGGGTCGCAGATTTTCGTGACTCCTGGATTGGATGGCACCAAACTCCTCAATGGCGACCCGGAATTTCAAAAAAAATAGAATATAAGATGGAGGGTGCAGTCCTACGAGAAGCCGATTGTGTTATCACAGCTTCGGAAGGAATTAAGAATGATTTGTTAAGCAGACATTCTGACTTACACGAGAAGAAGTGGGTGGTGATTACGAATGGATTTGACGCCGAAGACTTTTTGGGTCTGGAAGCGATGCCCAGGGTAAATAAATTAACAATTACCTATACAGGCTCTTTGGATGGGGTGCGAAATCCCGAAAGTTTTATTTCTGCTTTGGAAAATCTATCCAAGGAATTCGAAGATCTAACTGAAAATCTTCACGTTAGATTTGTAGGTAGAATTGGCGAACCTATTGTTAAAAGGATTGAGGGGTCCTGTGTTAAGTCAATTTTTGAAATGATTCCTTTTGTATCGCATTTTGACAGTCTCAGATATATGCTGGCAAG
Encoded here:
- a CDS encoding glycosyltransferase family 4 protein, yielding MPTNRKKVLVITYYFPPAGGVAVQRTLKYVKYLREFGWEPVVLTARCADYPVYDESLFSEIPEGVKVYRSLIFEPYKIYRRFTGRKADESTDIATLTLDEPTKNKFSERISEWIRSSFFVPDARIGWLFFATFLGKKILKDEKIDLIYSSATPYTTHLIGLKLRRFSKLKWVADFRDSWIGWHQTPQWRPGISKKIEYKMEGAVLREADCVITASEGIKNDLLSRHSDLHEKKWVVITNGFDAEDFLGLEAMPRVNKLTITYTGSLDGVRNPESFISALENLSKEFEDLTENLHVRFVGRIGEPIVKRIEGSCVKSIFEMIPFVSHFDSLRYMLASDVLLILVDAADVNRAMISAKLFEYIGAGGTILAIAPQGDLTELICNNNLGFTVCPKNIAGIKSILQQLLKLFKSGGKFKPFDEQVANKFGRKGLTAKLSSVFNDLCQHA